DNA from Candidatus Poribacteria bacterium:
GACAGTCCTGCTTAACGTCAACAGAGGCATCAAACGCATGTTGATCCGAACGAACCTGACCTCACTGTTCGATTTTCCGAGGAGCCTCAGTGACGCGCTGACCAGTTCACTCTAATGTTTTTCTGCCTATTCCGTGTATCCTGTCCTATCTGTATTCCCACCGTATTTCAACGCATAAATCAAGAGGTTCGACATAAACCGATAGACATCCGTAGAACGCCGGAGACGCAACATCGTACGGCTCTCAATCTCCGCCGTCTCCATAGCGCACATGTAGTCCTTACGATTGTAGACCACCGCTAACCGATCGTTGATTGTAATCCCTTTCTGATAAGGAAACTGCGTGGGTTGTGCGTTGTTCTCATTTCTCCAGAACACATCGCCGCCCGTCGGCGGTTTTAGAAAGTCATAGTAGATGTTATAGAGTTCGTGATCGTGTGGTATGATTTCGAGTGGGTATTCAGGAAAAATCGTTTGGAGTTCATCAGCGACAATGTGTGCGAACAAGCCGTTGAAACCGCAATCGTCGAAAAAGAGCATCCCCCCTCTTTCAACGATATATTTCCGAAGCGCGGCGCGCTCTTGTGGTGTAAAACCTGTCTCTAACGGACCGTCCTTCGCAAGCCCACGTCCGACAGTAATATCTTTATCGTGTCCCGTCATTATGATAAGAGGTGCGTCCATGATTTGCGGATCCGTGATCGGCAAAGCACCACCTTCAAAATTCATATCCGCTCGGATTGAGGTGTAGTCTTCCAGCCACTTGATGAGCGCAGGGATCGCAGTGGGGTCTTGCCACCAGTCCGAGAGCGAATGTTTAAGCCGAATCAACCGGATATGCCCACGCATCTCGCTGCCAGCACCTGCAAGAATACCCCCCAATTGCCCCTTCGGCAGCTGCACAAGTTCCATGAGATCTGTATCAAACCCGTCTCCTAAACCCGCTGTGGGTAGAGACCCATCAAGAAACTCAGAAAGTCCGCTACGGGTTGTTCCTGTAGGATTTCTCTGGATCAGCGGCGGCGCACTTTTTTCAAGCGTCGGCACTTCCGCAACAGAGGCACCGGCGAGGTCTGCCGATGAACGGTTGGGTTGTTCAGTGCTGGGCAAGGTCGGCGACACCGCAACCTCCGCAGGATTGAGAACATCCGGGTCAACCTTCAGTTCTGGTATCTGCCGCACAACCGTTGTCCGCTCAGGTGGCAGCTGCGTGAGGTTTGACATCTGTTTCGGCGCAGTAACTGCTGTTTTTACCTGTGGCGAGCTAACTGTCACATTTCGGCGTGTTGGACGGAGGGGTGTGTCTGTCCGTGTTGGGGTGAGTGTGACGAATGCCGCCTCAAACGTGTCTTTGTTCAATTCCCGCTGCCCTGAGAACAGAAACGCCGCAATTGCGACAAAGAGCAAATGCAAGCCAATCGAAGCGATAGCTGCGCGACGGTTATCTCGCAAATTTTGGCTTGCAAGCTCCACGAAAAAATGTCTCTGTCTCATGGCAATCTTTAGAGATGCCGCTGGATGTGTAGGTAACTCTGGGCATCTAACTCCCGATAATCTGGAATATCGTACCGATTCCCTCGGACATCCGTCACAAAAAGCCGAGCAGGGGGTACCTGTTTAATGTTCTGATTCAACCCGCGCACCAAGAAAGTTATGCGTCCGCGCTCGGTTTCGACCTCCCATTCATGGATACCGAATTGCTCCTTCACTCGGTACACTTTCCGGATTGTCGGTGTAAAGTAGCGTTTATCCAACTCCTCTTGGAGAATCTCCAGACTCTTTGCATCGAGTGCTGATGGGTCAACGAGGATTCCGATCTCGGTATCTTCATCCGCTGCGAGAGAAATATATTGATTCGGGTTGCTAAGCGGCATAAGCCGTCGCACGACTACGCGCAGATAGCACGCCTCTTTCCGAATTTCCAACCGCGCCGTCCCTACCTCAGAACGCGTGAACGTAAGGGTATCTGGGTCAAGATAACGGGGTGTAAAGTCATCCTGTTCAGACGGCACCGAGTTCACTGTCGGTGCCGCGGCAGGTGTTATTTGTTTCTCTGTATTTTCGTTCTGCATACCTATCTCTCCACTGCTTGTGCTGCGGCGCGGACATTCGCGGCTTCGCGTTGGGTTTCTACGAGTTTGTAGTAGATACCTTTTTCCGCCATGAGTTCCTCGTGAGAGCCACACTCAACGCCTTTGCCCTTTTCAATCACGAAGAGCCGATCGGCGTTTCGGAGCGTTGAAAGCCTGTGGGCAATCGCGAAGGTCGTCCGGTTCTGCACCAACCTATCAATCGCCTGTTGAATCTTTTTCTCGGTTTCCACATCTACAGACGAGGTGGCTTCATCGAGAATCAAAATACGCGGATTGTGTAAAATTGCCCGGGCGATGGAGATACGTTGGCGTTCCCCGCCGGACAACCGTCCCCCGCGTTCCCCGACTTCTGAATCGTAGCCGTCTGGAAACTTGACGATAAATTCGTGTGCGTTTGCGGCTTTCGCTGCCGTGATAATGTCCTCCATCGTGGCATCAGGATGTGCATAAGCGATGTTCTCAGCAATCGTCCCACTAAAGAGGTAGGGTTCCTGTAGCACGACCCCAATCTGGCGACGCAAATCTTTGAGATCAATCTCTTTAATATCTTCACCGTCAACCTCTAAACGTCCGGAGTCGGGTGTATAGAACCGACAAATCAGATTAATAAGCGTCGATTTCCCTGCCCCCGAATGTCCGACAAGTCCTATCATCTCACCGGGTTTCACGTGCAGGTTAATATCTCGAAGCACGGGTTTGTGTGAGTCGTAACCGAACGTCATGTTGTGGAACTTGACTTCGCCAGTGATGTTCGGCATCGCTTTAAGCGTGCCGTCGTCAAACTGCTCGGGTTGCGAATCTATGACTTCAAAGAGCCGCTCTGCCGCTGTCATCGAACGAGAAGCCCAATTAATAAGCGGGCTGATATAGCGCAACGGTTCGTAGAACATCATCAGGTATGCATTAAAAGCCATCAACGTGCCGAGCGTCATACTCCCGGCGATAATATTGAGCCCCCCGGCGTACCAAACAATCAGAGACCCCAACTGCACTGCGAACATCAGTGGCGGGTAGTAGGTAGCCCAGATTAATTCAGCATTCGTTTCATAGTCGCGTGCGTCGATATTCGCATCGGCGAACCGATCAACTTCGCTCCGTTGTTGTCCAAACGCCCGGACAACTCGGATACCGGATACAGAGTCGTTGACGACATCGAACAACTTTGAACGGCGGCGCCATGCACGGTGCCAAAGGCTTCGGACCTTCTTCCAGAACCAACCCGCGCCAAAGACGATTATCGGAATCGGGATTAAGATGAAGCATGCCAATTGCCAGTTCATCCAGAAAAGCATCCCCCCAATTCCGAAGAAGAGAAGCAGCTCCACTGCGAGGAAGGAGAGTCCCTCTAACATGAAGTCTTGAAGCCGTTCACTATCCTCGGTAATGTGCGAGATCACCGTTCCTGTCTTCCGTTTATCAAAAAATCGGATTGACAGATTGTGTAAGTGCTGATAGACGTGTGAACGGATATTCGCTGCAACGCGGAACGTCAGCCAGGCACCGAGACGTAATCGGAAAATTGTGAAAATTTCTCGGATGATCTGTATCGCTAATAAGGCACCTACAGCGATAGTCAATGCTAACGCTGCGGGTTGAATCGCCCGAAAAACGCTTCCTAACTGTGTTGCCGACGCTTCTTGTGCAGCAGTGGTCGCGTCGTTCAGAAGTAGAATATCGTCAATCAGGATGCGAGAGAAATACGGCGGCACAAGCGAAATGAGCGTGCCGGCAATCACGAATAGCATGAACAAAGTTGCCCTACCGCGATAAGGACGTATATAGGTCAAAATCCGCAGCATCACCTTGTGTTTCTTGGTACATGCCGGGCAAGGTGAGAACTCATCTGGCAACAGCAAACCGCACGACTGACAGAATTGCTCCTCTGGCTTATAATCCCATATAGGTGCTTCGTCGCGTTTCCCTTTTCGGAACTCAATCTCGTCTCCGATAAATCGGGCGACGAACCCAAACTTCGAGGCATAACCACTTGAGTAGCGGATGAGATCGACAGTGCCTTCCTCTGTTTCCAGTACCAAGAGACCGGCATCCACAACGATTTCCGCACGAATTCCCAAGACATTCTCATAAGGGATGTAGTGAAGCACTTCACCTTCGCCTGTTACGGTAAAAATTGCTGCGTCCGTTAGCACGAACCACTCTTCACCATAACTACCGGATGCGTTTACATCACTTTGGACAGCAAATCGAATCTGTTCTGAACGAATATCTAATTTTTTCAGTGTTACTTTAATTAAATCGGGTATCGGGTCAAGCGTACCCGTTGGTGTCTCTGCAGTTGACATTCCTTCTCTCCGCCTCCGTTGTTACTTTCCAGGCGTACGTACGTCGGGATATTTCCAAAGGACCTTGCGCTCAATAGATTTCCAACGGCTTGAATCCACACGTTGGACAGCAAATATCTTGTGACCACACCTGCATCGTATATCGTGAACATGTCCATTTGAGCAGGTCTGTTCCTCAACAAAGTTAAGACTTTCTGGATGCACGCGATAACCGTGCCTACATGAATAACAAACCAAGTACATCACAAATCTCCCAATCTACTGTGTTTCCGAATACTGGACACTATCCTTTATAAAAACCCGTCTCCCACAATTTAATTCAAAAAAAATACGACACAAATTCTCCTAACTGCTAATCACCAACCACCAATCACTAATCGCTAACCACTAATAGAATGCTTCTCCAAAACCGCATCGTTCAATTCAACACCAAGTCCTGGCTTCGTTGACGGAATGATGTATCCGTCTTCCCACTGTATCGGCTCCTTGAGGATATCCGTATGGAAGCCGTCCCATGTATGGATACCTTCTTGAATCAGGAAATTCGGACTACAGACATCCAACTGAATATTCGCCGCGCCGCCGATGGGACCACCATACAGATGCGGTGCTATCTGTGCGTAGTGCGCTTCTCCCATAGACGCAATCTTCTTCGCTTCGAGGATACCCCCCGTGATTGTCAAATCCATCTGCAAGATAGATGCAGCCTGCTGCTCCAGCAGGTCCACGAACTCATATTTCGTCAATAATCGTTCTCCCGTCGCAATCGGGATGCTTGTGGATTGTGCGACGCGTGCCATCTCTTTGATATTCTCCGGAGGTAGGGGTTCCTCGAACCAGAGCGGATCATAAGGCTCGACCCGTTTCGCAAAACGGATTGCACTGTTCGTGTTGAACTGCCCGTGCGTGCCAATCAGAATATCACACCTATCGCCAACAGCATCCCGAATCCCACGGATAACACTTTCAGCGTAGTCCAGCGTTTCCAACCTATCGGCGGTATTCGGATCGACGGGATCGAACTTGACAGCAGTGAACCCTTTTTCGACGTAAGAGAGGGCGAGTTCCCCGGTTTCTTCAGGAGAGGCACCGCGTCGCCATTGCAGTAGATAGGAATAGGCGCGTAGCTTCTCATGGAACATACCCCCCAACAGGTTGTAAATCGGCTGATTCAACGCCTTTCCGACAATATCCCAACACGCCATCTCAATCGCGCTCATCGCTGGGCTCGTCAATGGACCGGAGTGCCGCACACACGGTCCCTCGTAAAGCGTAGACCAGATCCGCTCAATCCGAAACGGATCTACGCCAATCAGGTAGCGTTCTCCCCAATCTTTAATCAGCTCGATAACGACATGGTTCAATTGGGTATGATAGGTACATTCGCCTACCCCCTCAATGCCTTCATCCGTTATCAGTTTGACGAAAATCCAACGCCTTCCACCCCAATGTGGTGGTGGTACATCAACGAGATACGTTTTCACATCAACAATCTTCATTTTTTAAATTTTCCTTGCGGTTCGTTGCGAGTGCATCAGTGATTTGACACCCTTTCCATGCTGCCATCCTTCTAACCCGCCTGTAACCGAACGCTGCGAATCTTGTCTCTTTCTGACTGCCGATAGCCAATGGTTTCCAACAGCCAATCGCAAAATATTATGGATTCCACCAATAGGTTACCTTGCCAACTAAGGTGGTATCCAACAACCCTGTTGACACGCTGTCTGTCCCGTAAGTCTGATTGAAAACAAAATAGAAATCACTACCGGGTCGATAGACATAGTTAACTAAGAAATTCGTTGTAACGAGGTTCCGATCACTGTTCCATTGGACGTAAAGTTTCGTAAAGAGGTCTGTCGAAAAGGAATAGACGATACGTCCCCCAAAGACATTCGTATTGAAAGATCCTTCTGGGAGCGTGACGCGGTTGAACTCGTATCTCGGTTCGACGCTAAAGCGTCCAGCGAACCGAAGATCGAGACGTAGGTCAAAGCCGCGGCGAGTGCCGTTGTAGAAATCCCCGATATTGAACCCAAACCGTCCGTTGAAGACCTGACCCTCAGCGTTGAGCATGAGGCTATAGTTATTGTAACTATACCTACCGGGCGGGATGACAATTCCCTCCCGAATTTCAAAATCCTCGGTGAGATTCTCAAAATTCCGGTAGAAACGGAGACCGCCCCAACCGTTCGTCTCCAATTCAAGCCATGTGCTCCAGATAAAGGTTCGCGTCTCTAATTCGTTGTCTGAATTGAAGATAAGATCGAGTTCCGGTCCAGCCCACAACCGACGGAACCCGAACCAATGGAGGTAAGGCGTGGCGCGCGCTTCCCCACGAAACCAACGTGAACCTGTCCGATAGACATAGCCGACTTCGGGGTTGAAATCATCACCGATATCGGTATAGGAGGCGTTCAATCGCCCGACTTCGCTCTGCCAATTTCCACCAAAATATAACGCATTCGCGTTCCCGCTCGTCAAAGCAGTAGTATCAGGGGAGGCTTGTCCGTTGAGTGGGTCGTCCTGGGTTTCACTGGGTTCAAACGTGCGTGCCCAGAGTCCACGAAAAGTCATATTGTCGATCGGACGATAGATAAAATCGAGACCTGTCGCGCTGTTGTGCCTGTCGAAATCTTGTTTATTAATCGCGATCATACCGACACTTGAGCCAGTGAAAAGATCGCGTCTCAGGCGCAGCACCGAGTAGTTCGTCCTACCAAGGTCTACCGCGTCCGTATCTTCCGTGGCATCCGCTGCATACTTATCTGTGAGGACATCCAGTAGCCCGACGCTGAAGCCGCCGACTTTACCGGTAACTTTTCCGCCGCCCATAATCGGGATGGCGTGTCCTTCTTCAATACCGATACGGCGACTGTAGAAAAGGAGGAGCGGTGGTGGCGCATTGAAACTCGTGCGGGGGATACCAAAATCGAAGATCCCCGCGCCCTCTAAAAAGAATTGCCGTTTTTCAGGAAAAAAGAGGCTGAATCGCGTTAAGTTCGCTTCCTCCTGATCCGCTTCGACCTGTGCGAAATCTGTGTTAACGGTGAGATCTGCGATGAGATTTGAGGTGAGACCCACCTTCATATCTGCCCCTAAATCGTAGACACCAAATATCCCTTCTTCCTCTGTCCGAGCGACCCCTGGGAGGAAATAGGGCAGAAACTCAATATTCCGACGTTGTGAAATCCCAGATAAACCTGTGAGTGTCCCCAATTGCGTTGTTCGGTAGCGGGCAAGGAAACTATATGCCGCGGGT
Protein-coding regions in this window:
- a CDS encoding DUF1854 domain-containing protein → MQNENTEKQITPAAAPTVNSVPSEQDDFTPRYLDPDTLTFTRSEVGTARLEIRKEACYLRVVVRRLMPLSNPNQYISLAADEDTEIGILVDPSALDAKSLEILQEELDKRYFTPTIRKVYRVKEQFGIHEWEVETERGRITFLVRGLNQNIKQVPPARLFVTDVRGNRYDIPDYRELDAQSYLHIQRHL
- a CDS encoding DUF5916 domain-containing protein, which gives rise to MLLLFCLSAGVYAETEALRAEAYRTYESVEIDGELTESDWQKAIPIRQFIQYEPDAGASLTEATEVRILYDDRHIYFGFVCSEPERAKIVANKMRRDAMLWDNDNVFVMLDTYNDRRSGFFFRVNPLGAREDVAIMDSGDSRNENWNAVWDSRAKINGDNWTTEIAIPFSQLRFKDEEALTWGLNLGRRIQKTQEEGTWAPVPAAYSFLARYRTTQLGTLTGLSGISQRRNIEFLPYFLPGVARTEEEGIFGVYDLGADMKVGLTSNLIADLTVNTDFAQVEADQEEANLTRFSLFFPEKRQFFLEGAGIFDFGIPRTSFNAPPPLLLFYSRRIGIEEGHAIPIMGGGKVTGKVGGFSVGLLDVLTDKYAADATEDTDAVDLGRTNYSVLRLRRDLFTGSSVGMIAINKQDFDRHNSATGLDFIYRPIDNMTFRGLWARTFEPSETQDDPLNGQASPDTTALTSGNANALYFGGNWQSEVGRLNASYTDIGDDFNPEVGYVYRTGSRWFRGEARATPYLHWFGFRRLWAGPELDLIFNSDNELETRTFIWSTWLELETNGWGGLRFYRNFENLTEDFEIREGIVIPPGRYSYNNYSLMLNAEGQVFNGRFGFNIGDFYNGTRRGFDLRLDLRFAGRFSVEPRYEFNRVTLPEGSFNTNVFGGRIVYSFSTDLFTKLYVQWNSDRNLVTTNFLVNYVYRPGSDFYFVFNQTYGTDSVSTGLLDTTLVGKVTYWWNP
- a CDS encoding mandelate racemase/muconate lactonizing enzyme family protein, which translates into the protein MKIVDVKTYLVDVPPPHWGGRRWIFVKLITDEGIEGVGECTYHTQLNHVVIELIKDWGERYLIGVDPFRIERIWSTLYEGPCVRHSGPLTSPAMSAIEMACWDIVGKALNQPIYNLLGGMFHEKLRAYSYLLQWRRGASPEETGELALSYVEKGFTAVKFDPVDPNTADRLETLDYAESVIRGIRDAVGDRCDILIGTHGQFNTNSAIRFAKRVEPYDPLWFEEPLPPENIKEMARVAQSTSIPIATGERLLTKYEFVDLLEQQAASILQMDLTITGGILEAKKIASMGEAHYAQIAPHLYGGPIGGAANIQLDVCSPNFLIQEGIHTWDGFHTDILKEPIQWEDGYIIPSTKPGLGVELNDAVLEKHSISG
- a CDS encoding DUF4159 domain-containing protein, with product MRQRHFFVELASQNLRDNRRAAIASIGLHLLFVAIAAFLFSGQRELNKDTFEAAFVTLTPTRTDTPLRPTRRNVTVSSPQVKTAVTAPKQMSNLTQLPPERTTVVRQIPELKVDPDVLNPAEVAVSPTLPSTEQPNRSSADLAGASVAEVPTLEKSAPPLIQRNPTGTTRSGLSEFLDGSLPTAGLGDGFDTDLMELVQLPKGQLGGILAGAGSEMRGHIRLIRLKHSLSDWWQDPTAIPALIKWLEDYTSIRADMNFEGGALPITDPQIMDAPLIIMTGHDKDITVGRGLAKDGPLETGFTPQERAALRKYIVERGGMLFFDDCGFNGLFAHIVADELQTIFPEYPLEIIPHDHELYNIYYDFLKPPTGGDVFWRNENNAQPTQFPYQKGITINDRLAVVYNRKDYMCAMETAEIESRTMLRLRRSTDVYRFMSNLLIYALKYGGNTDRTGYTE
- a CDS encoding ABC transporter ATP-binding protein — translated: MSTAETPTGTLDPIPDLIKVTLKKLDIRSEQIRFAVQSDVNASGSYGEEWFVLTDAAIFTVTGEGEVLHYIPYENVLGIRAEIVVDAGLLVLETEEGTVDLIRYSSGYASKFGFVARFIGDEIEFRKGKRDEAPIWDYKPEEQFCQSCGLLLPDEFSPCPACTKKHKVMLRILTYIRPYRGRATLFMLFVIAGTLISLVPPYFSRILIDDILLLNDATTAAQEASATQLGSVFRAIQPAALALTIAVGALLAIQIIREIFTIFRLRLGAWLTFRVAANIRSHVYQHLHNLSIRFFDKRKTGTVISHITEDSERLQDFMLEGLSFLAVELLLFFGIGGMLFWMNWQLACFILIPIPIIVFGAGWFWKKVRSLWHRAWRRRSKLFDVVNDSVSGIRVVRAFGQQRSEVDRFADANIDARDYETNAELIWATYYPPLMFAVQLGSLIVWYAGGLNIIAGSMTLGTLMAFNAYLMMFYEPLRYISPLINWASRSMTAAERLFEVIDSQPEQFDDGTLKAMPNITGEVKFHNMTFGYDSHKPVLRDINLHVKPGEMIGLVGHSGAGKSTLINLICRFYTPDSGRLEVDGEDIKEIDLKDLRRQIGVVLQEPYLFSGTIAENIAYAHPDATMEDIITAAKAANAHEFIVKFPDGYDSEVGERGGRLSGGERQRISIARAILHNPRILILDEATSSVDVETEKKIQQAIDRLVQNRTTFAIAHRLSTLRNADRLFVIEKGKGVECGSHEELMAEKGIYYKLVETQREAANVRAAAQAVER